A genomic window from Silene latifolia isolate original U9 population chromosome Y, ASM4854445v1, whole genome shotgun sequence includes:
- the LOC141629655 gene encoding uncharacterized protein LOC141629655, which translates to MDRRWISTSKPGDPEYIAGVKDFINFAVDNSRGRTRLPCPCFKCHNFLHKKVDEILNHLSKSAFDRTHTVWIWHGEDKERIITDNVHENPTRNEGDRIEDMLREVQDKFDENPATFETLLGDSEKPLYTGCKKYTRFSSVLRLYNLKAVQGLSDITFTELLEVVKYMLPDDNVLPSRKYEAKKILCSMSLTYEKIHACRNDCILFRNDYVLLKKCPTCNVSRYKKEGVPAKVLWYFPIIPRFHRIFSNPKDAELLLWHHFGRIKVDKLRHPADSPQWRYIDGKFPEFGKEVRNLRLALSTDGMYPFRSLSTTYSTWPVILVTYNLPPWLCMKRKYMMLSLLIFGPKQPGNDIDVYLAPVIDDLKFLWETGEQVYDAYRNETFNLRAMLFCTIQDYPAYGNLSGYTVKGKTPCPICEDGTTGKWLKYSMKNIYLENRRFLPYDQFYRKLKKAFNGQQEIKERPRVLTGEEVFEKVKNIQTTFGKTNGSILPKQGYKKCSEFWRLPYWKFLFVRHSLDVMHIEKNVCDSLVGTLLNIPGKTKDGVSARDDLKELGIRKVLHVIERNNKIFLPPAAYTLSRKEKKEFCECLAGVKVPQGYSSNIKSLVSMENLKLVGLKSHDYHVLMQHLLPVATRSILPKNVRSTIIKLCSFFNAIYSKVIDPKDLNSLESSIIVILCQLEMYFPPSFFDIMIHLTVHLVREVRFCGPVYLRNQYPFERVMKTYKGYVKNHFRSEGCIAERVLCKDAVKYSSEFLGNTKTIGLPISRHTGRIKGKGTSGRKEFDLSYEKWHTGHTYILFNEDVVTP; encoded by the coding sequence ATGGATCGGAGATGGATTTCTACATCAAAACCTGGTGACCCTGAATATATAGCTGGGGTAAAGGATTTTATCAATTTCGCAGTTGACAATTCTAGAGGTCGTACTAGGTTACCATGTCCTTGTTTTAAATGCCATAACTTTTTGCATAAAAAAGTTGATGAAATACTTAATCATTTGAGCAAATCGGCTTTTGATAGAACACATACTGTTTGGATTTGGCATGGAGAAGATAAAGAAAGAATTATTACGGATAATGTACATGAGAATCCTACTAGAAATGAGGGTGATAGGATTGAGGATATGTTACGGGAAGTTCAAGATAAATTTGATGAAAATCCGGCTACGTTTGAAACGTTGTTAGGTGATTCAGAGAAGCCCTTGTACACAGGTTGCAAAAAATATACAAGATTTTCTAGTGTACTAAgattatataatttgaaggcaGTTCAAGGTTTAAGTGATATAACTTTTACGGAATTACTTGAAGTAGTAAAATATATGCTTCCGGATGATAATGTCCTTCCGAGTAGGAAATACGAGGCAAAAAAGATTTTGTGTTCAATGAGTTTGACTTATGAGAAAATTCATGCTTGCCGTAATGACTGTATATTATTTCGTAATGACTATGTTTTATTGAAAAAATGCCCTACTTGCAACGTTTCACGGTACAAGAAGGAAGGAGTCCCAGCTAAGGTCTTGTGGTACTTTCCTATTATACCAAGATTTCATCGTATTTTTTCGAATCCTAAAGATGCAGAATTGTTATTATGGCATCATTTTGGAAGAATTAAGGTTGATAAACTTAGACATCCAGCTGATTCACCACAGTGGAGGTATATTGATGGGAAATTTCCCGAATTTGGTAAAGAAGTACGAAACTTACGGCTTGCACTATCCACTGATGGTATGTATCCATTTCGTTCCCTTAGTACAACctatagtacttggccagtaatTTTGGTTACCTACAACCTACccccttggttatgtatgaaacgGAAGTACATGATGCTTTCCTTGTTAATTTTTGGTCCAAAACAACCAggaaatgacatagatgtgtacTTGGCGCCTGTCATTGATGATTTGAAGTTTTTATGGGAAACAGGGGAACAAGTTTATGATGCTTATCGAAATGAGACATTTAACCTTAGAGCAATGTTATTTTGTACTATCCAAGATTATCCCGCTTATGGTAATTTGTCTGGTTATACCGTTAAAGGAAAAACACCATGTCCTATATGTGAGGATGGTACCACAGGAAAGTGGCTTAAATATTCTATGAAAAATATTTACCTAGAAAATCGTAGATTTTTGCCGTATGATCAATTTTATAGAAAGTTGAAAAAGGCGTTTAATGggcaacaagaaattaaagaacgTCCAAGAGTCTTGACTGGAGAAGAGGTGTTTGAGAAAGTGAAAAACATTCAGACTACATTTGGAAAGACTAATGGATCCATCCTTCCTAAACAAGGATATAAGAAATGTTCCGAGTTTTGGCGTCTCCCTTATTGGAAATTTTTGTTTGTGAGACATTCTTTAGATGTGATGCATATTGAAAAGAATGTGTGTGATAGCTTAGTTGGTACCCTTTTGAATATTCCAGGAAAGACAAAAGATGGTGTGAGTGCTAGAGATGACTTAAAAGAATTGGGGATTAGAAAAGTACTGCACGTTATTGAAAGGAACAACAAAATTTTTTTGCCTCCAGCTGCATATACATTGTccagaaaagagaaaaaagagttttgtgaGTGTTTAGCTGGTGTGAAAGTCCCACAGGGTTATTCTTCTAATATCAAGAGTCTGGTTTCAATGGAAAATTTGAAGCTTGTAGGTCTTAAATCTCATGATTACCATGTTTTGATGCAACACTTACTGCCAGTGGCTACTCGCTCAATTTTACCTAAAAATGTCCGTTCTACTATTATTAAATTGTGTTCTTTCTTTAATGCCATATATAGCAAAGTCATAGACCCTAAAGACTTAAATTCTTTGGAAAGTTCAATCATAGTCATATTGTGCCAATTAGAGATGTATTTTCCTCCGTCATTTTTTGATATCATGATTCATTTGACTGTTCATTTGGTGAGGGAGGTGAGATTTTGTGGTCCCGTGTATTTGCGAAATCAATACCCTTTTGAAAGAGTGATGAAAACTTATAAAGGGTATGTGAAGAATCACTTTAGATCTGAAGGTTGTATAGCCGAGCGTGTACTTTGTAAAGATGCTGTGAAGTATAGTAGTGAATTTCTTGGAAATACAAAGACTATTGGACTTCCCATATCACGACATACTGGAAGAATTAAAGGAAAAGGGACATCAGGTCGTAAGGAATTTGACTTGTCTTACGAGAAGTGGCATACGGGACACACTTATATTCTTTTTAATGAGGATGTTGTTACACCGTAA